GCATATTTGCACACTACCATATTGTACTTGGTATGAATTTCCTTTTCCCAGTACAttgcacatttgtacatttgcactccggacacatttttttatttggtatgAACTTCCAATCCCTGTACTAGCTCTATGGTTTATTGTGCTGATGTTGTAGTCGATGTTGTCCTTTCGTATTCTGTTACATGTGAACCCtggctgcaaaacatttttcccctagTGGGATAATAAAGATAACCTTGAACCTTGAATGATCACAAATATTaattagaaaacatttttaggAAAAAGTTCCAAATCTCCACCAGATCAGGGAAGTCTTCTGTGTCTGATAATCTACTTTTGACCTCTAGGGGGCTCCCTTTTCCAatatggtctgtgtgtgtgtgtgtgtgtgtgtgttgggcgcTGTCACAATCGTTCTTGCAACACTTACAGGATTAAAAGAGATGCCACTCTAACATGACTGCATGGTGACCATGTTACATGTGCTAACACTCAAAAAACATTCAAGCCTGTTTGTTGAACAAGCTCTTAGCATATGCATACTAAAAGCACTTGATTATCAATCTGATTATACAGACTATTCCCATTTGTAACACAATGTACACTGTTCTTACACATGCCCCTGAGCCTCACCAATAcacaataactgaaaaaaggTAGGCTGAATGACCAACAGCAAACCTAGACAGGGCCACAGGACCAATACACAAatctgtcaggctttcaggtgaAAGGACCCAGGTGCAGACCGGAATGCCAAACCAGGTATTTATTTGACGGCCAGCCACAAAATAGTAGTCATAAAACAGTCCgagtcaaaaccagaaaatccacaggcagaaatccaaaaacaataatcgtatactttattgatccctcATGGGGAAATTCGTCCtctgcatttgacccatcctacaaacacagtgagcagtgagcacacacacaccaggagcccaccaggggcacacacacaccagcactgagcacacacacaccaggagctaggagcagtgggcagccgCAGTGCAGCGCCCagggaccaactccagttcttttgctAGTGCtttggtcaagggcactgacgGCAGTATTAACCCTAAGCATGCATGTcttttgatggtgggaggaaaccgGAGTGCCCGGCGGAAACCCACATAATCACggggagaacatgcaaactccacacagaaaggacctgggACAGCCGGGATTCAaccttcttgctgtgaggcaacagtgctaaccactgagccactgtGCTGCCCAGGCAGAAAGTCAAAAACCAGAGCAAGCAGATATAAACAGGTAGAAGCAAAACAGACCAATatactgagacaaactggcagagaaacacagatgatacacatttacacaggcTGGTGATGAgtaaacagggaacaggtgcGCAGGATGGgtttcaggtggtgggtgtggcagcagggcagataggaaggacaggaggtggggcgataGAGCACGTAGACTGTAACTAAAACAAAAGCgcaaaaagtgcaaaaaaacaaacaaaagacacacccacattgacagacaggaagacagcaACAAAATACAAGCAAGACATCAAGCTGAAGGACTGACACaaatcagagaaacacacaaaacaattgaAAGAACCACAGAATATTTAATCCTGGTTATGGTAAATGTACCACGCCTTGTCATGGAGAGTATTTCAGTAGGATTGACCATGTGGCCATGGTCATGATGGTCTATACAGGCAGTCCTTGGATTTTATTCATTCCTTTCAAATGTGATCGCTTTGCTGTCACTTCCACAAATGTATGGGTATACAAGGCAAGGACACAGACCTTGACAGTGCATGCAAGCGTCACACGCTCAGCACTTAATTGGAGCCCTGAGTGAGGTTCAAGACCGGTGTGCTTGTATGTCTAGAGAATTAAATAAAAGACTGAACATCAAAGGGAGCAGTGTGATTTTAAATGATACCAGATGTGGCTATGGAAGGAGTGCACATCTAAAACCTAAAGCTTTCTCCGTCCTCCATCTTTATCCTCACTGAAACATTCTTCAAATGTGCAAAACCTCTAAATGCAACACTGATATGTGGCAGACAGCAAGAGCCTGCATACTTGGGCAAGGAGGGTGAAGGTATATTCTTTCCCAACGCGCTGACCTTGGATCAGTTTAACCACTTCTATAAAATTTATATGGAGACAGGACTGGGGCTGTGAAAGCTAACTCTGGATCAGTTGATGTTGAGGACAAGGTATGCCCTGAACAGGAAGAAATGAAAGGATAAAGTGTGCCAGGGCCAGAGAGGATgtgagtgagagatggagatggagacagaaggatgagaaaagaaataaaagactAAGGGAGATGGGAGAAAGAGGGATCTCAAAAATAGGCAAGACAAATCTTTGCTCATTAAACCCACAACCtttatctgaaaacaaattCCATACCCTATGTGTCACATCTCAACAATGTCATGCATGTCATAATGACTTTCAAAAGGAAatcttgcattacattacattgcattaatattCAGTTTAACATGCAGAAGGATTAAACCAAAGTTACAACACAAACATCAGCATTAAACCTTGGAGACGCACATAAATGCTGTTGGGAAAGAGGAATCAGGCCAGTAATCTCTTCCTAGTGGCAACTCCTATTTATAGAACATGAATGCCACTTTATATCACTGTCCACAACAGAAATTTGCTGCCCCCTACTGACTAAGAGGGATATGCCAAGGGGATGGAAGGAGTGTGTTTCTCaggcaaacacatttacaaGGAGCATTTCATTTGGACAGTCGCTgaagatatttaaaaatttgAATTAAAGAGTTTAGAGCTTATCTCCTAAAAATCCTCTACACAACAAAACCAAACTAAATGTCAAGCCTTAAATATACCAGGCGTTACAAAACCATGCATTAAACAGACGTGAAGTATTACAGGTGACagtaataaaacatatttttgattaCATAAAGCATGAAAGAAAAtggttaaatgttaaaaatagaaTGAGAACACCATTTTATCACACTGTGACCACACACCTCGATTTTCATGGGTGCCTACCCTCTTGCAAACAAATTCTGTAAATTTTTTGGATTTCGGTGTCAGATAATCCTCTCAAAACCTTTGCCCAGCTCATTTTACACTTCTTTTCGCCCTTGTTTACCCTTGTATGTGACTGTTTTAAAAACTCATGTTTAGGTATAAAAGTTGTAAAAACCGAATTGCATTACATATGTCAGTTTGATCTTTTATTAATGGAAGGTGGAAGTGGGGCTTTCAGGAATCCATTAACATGTTCAGACCCTGCAAAGTGATGTAAAGGGCCAAGAGGGTCATGTCAGGAGCCCCTTGGGTTCCTAGGCTGGGGTCAAGTCTGTCTTTGTCCAGTTTCAGCCCACAAAACTCTAACACCTGTGTGGCCACGGTCACAATGTTCTCTGAAAACTGCTCATTCCACCGAGGGACACCACCTTCCCCAGAGTATACCTCCTCCAGTAGCCCCTCCACCTGCACAAACGAGGGAACCAGGCACAGGTGAATAAAATCACACTGTAGTATCACAACCATGACCATTATGTCCAAAGTGACCATGCTAAATTTCCTAGTTTGTCctacatttatatacagtatacacagcACTGTGGGCATTGTCTTTTGAGGAGCATGCAACAACTTCACATTGTTGTTTTCACATAAACTTGAAATCCAGAGAAGTAACACTATTTCTGATTACACTCCCTTATTGAAGTGGTTATTTGACCTCATTCAGGGTGCGTATTAATCATTTAGACAGCTAGGAATTCAGTTCAAGCACATCATCACTCTAGAGCACAGCGGCAGTCCACCACGTGAGATCAAAACCTTGCACTCTTCAGTGCATTGGTCCACTATGCATGTATCCTTCACCCTCCAGGTGAAAAAATGGTGTATTGAATAGCTTACCAGTTCAAGCATCTGATGTCTGTCTGGTCCTTCCAGCCCCACGATCAGAGTCACTGCCCCCTcattcagcactgaaatgaagacTCCTGTCACTAATTTGGATATAGTCACCCCTTCAAAACATAGGCTATTCATAGCACAGTCATAAATAACCATTTGCTATAAACATTTAATGCAGTCATcaataacatacacacatacataaacacaaatgcacaagtAAGCATAGAGAAACAAGCACAAGAGAAAGTAACCTAATACAGCCAAACCTTTGTAGGGAAGCCTTTCACAGATGGTGACCATTTCTTTCAGAAGCATTAAACAGACTCCAATTTGAGGGAGACTCACTAGCTAGAGCGCTGACCAGTAAGCCAAGGCATTTGAGGAGGTCACTAGAGTCTGAAGAGTCCACACTGTCCAGCCCCACCATCTGCAGTAGATCCTCAGCGTCCTTTCTGACATCCGCTGGTACCACATCCAGCAGGGAGGGGCTACCTGTGCAGATGCAGCCTTGTTCCAGCTGCAAAGACAGACTCAGAGTGATCctccaacacacagcactgagaaacaCATTATTAGTGTGCAATAAATTATGAACTATCTACCAAATGTCTGGTTATGAGTAAAAAGTCTCTATTATAACAATAGTGAATTGTCCTATCATTGGCCTTAAGGATTATTTCAATATGTTGTAGAAGACTGACATCTTAGATGACTACTAATTTCTGTTACAATGCTTGTGGTACTGTACCTCACTATTCCTACAAAGTATTAGTTAgctgattatttattattactacttTACTATTTTTTTGCTGAAGGGGTCTAATTTCCACACAGAGTACATAGTTACTCCagtttgtgctggaagtcgctccggataagagcatctgctaaacgcatgtaatgtaatgtaagttatGATTTCTAGTATCTAATATCTAATATAATCAAGCCTGGATCTGCCCCCTTAGGTTTCTTACCACATTCCTGATCCCAGGGGCTGCTGcgattcattttttaaaattataccTAACTTATCAGTATGGcagataaataaaaagtgaCCTCTTCAGATGCACCCAGTGTGAAttgctttcagagagagagacagaggtccTCTCTCTTGAACAGTTTTGTGACAGTGTAATGACAgattaattattataatttttttcacaaaaaattaaatgataacCCAAACATATGTCCACAAAGCACATGCTTTTAAGGTCATGAATGCaattttttgtgtcattttacttttttaaaaggCAAGCGGAAATAACTGTCAGTATCCTCCATGCCACACTATAATAtacattgcattttcaaatggcTTAAAGGAGTGTTGTATGTTATGGCATGAATACAACCTGAAAGTTAAAGTTCTTTGGAAAGGTTCTTTGGAAACCACTTTAAAGTTAACTGCTGTGGAAACTGCCAAGTTGAATATGATCAATACATATCAAGCAAATGGTCATGAAGTCTTGGGCCAATTTTATACCAGTTTTAACACATAATTACCCCTGtttataaaattaaatctgGTACTAATGCTCAGATGCTAAAACACACAACACGTTTGACTTCCTCAGTGATTCTTATTTCAAGAAGCCACACTGACTCTGAAAGCACATATTCAGAAAGGCAGAATGAAAAGTGTCAGGAAGTCAGGATGCAGTCACAGGGAATTACATGTTAAGGGGGAGTGGCTTCaccctgtttgtctgtgtagaGAAAGTATGATGACCCAACTTGCTTACCACACAGTCCAGGGCATACAGGGCCTGAGGGCACTTCAGTGTCTTTGACAGAGGGTCCCAGATGATTTTTTTGACATCCCGATCCATGTTCCTAAACTCTTTAAACTCCGCTGTCACCTGCTGCTTCATTGATGAAAAATCTAAGGGTCAAAATAATACCATAAAATGCCCAACCTCAAAGAGCAGTCTTTGtgataataaatatgaaagcaaataaacagGCTGTGATTTAGAATGTGAATGCCTTGTGTTTCTTCATCCCCCACAGTTCACATCTAGTAATTTACTTGAACAGAGGAGCTTTCAATATATACAGAGCAATTAATGCTGTTTgatgctgcattttgaaaaacagaaacacaagatGGAATTTATTAATGGCGCTTAGTCCTTCCACAGCTCACTAGAGAGCGCTTGACAACACTGCTATTGGGATATAACAATGAGCGATACTGTATCGAAAGACCCAGGTGTTCTATTACTGATGGAGGGTATCTGTGTCTCACGGACCATGGTATAGTGTGCCACATCGGTAATACCCTAACCAAAGTGCATACATTCAGTGGTGTTCCGCAAAGTACATTGCACCAAGTTGTACTACCACGTTTCTCTAGATTACAAACACTCACCACGGACAACTGCAAGATCAGCCACACCTGTAAGGAGAGAGAAGAATAGAGACAAACCATGAGACCACCCATGCCCCGTGTGGCTGCTTCTTCAGTTATCTGCAAAGCCTATCTGCAGGTATGCTGGAAGTACTGCTATTCAAGAGTGTTGTCCCAATTTAGCTAGAAAACTGAATTCTGATGCCCACATTGATTTGCCTGTCTATTTAACCAACAGAATATAGCTGCAGAGGTAATAATGAATATACTTTTCCCTCTAAGTAGGTACAATGCCATTCCATGCAGGCACTGTTTATTAGGTTGTTGATAACTTCCTGACATTTGTACCTCTAATTTGTGCATTTAACTGATGCATTCTTTTTATAATAccttttgtttgatttaatttattttaataatcttGGGCATATCCCCAATGAGTAACAATACCACATTTACTAATAATATGACTATGataataatggaaaacaaaggaaaacaaaggcctGTACAGTACCATCACAAGCCATCTTTGCTTGCTGTATACATGCGATGcctgaaaaaacaaaggagagaagaggagtcagaatgctgttttattcaatTGATCAGAAAGGTACCCCCACAAGTCATTCCAATatcacagctgtgtgtcagtgaaagTATTCTGTGGATTgctgcaatgtaaaaaaagaaacaccttATGACGGAGTGCTATCACTACAGTTGAGTGTGCACTCATCCCGTCACACACCTGTATACAATGTCCTTTGTTGAGGGTCTCATGCAGTATAAAGGGGGATAAGGACCTTGATGTATTGGTATTTGAGCTTCTTTTTGACACCCAGTGAATGCCATCactatatttgtattattttgctTGAGAATAAAACATTGTTATGCCAGAACCACCTTAGTGTGAATAACTCTACAAACTGGAATTTTTGACCACTGAGGTACTCAAGAGTCTTAATGGCTTTTAAGACTTGCTTTTAACTCTGTGTAACCATTTTTTCTCCcttatgttttatattcattcttgttgtaatttctttgtttttattattttttcactgtgcTTTGTATGCcatgtaagaaaaaaatttacaacattaagttattaaattaaatcaaagcaTGTGGTAGATCACTGAATTGCAATGTAAAGGTACATTCACCAGTGCAGATATATTCAACCACTGCTATGACCCTGGtctaatttcttcttttttcagaaaatagcTGAGACTAGGAATACAAATAATTAAgatgatcctggatcagctggtGTGGGCAGTATACCTGTTGTGCACTTTCCTCACAAAAGAAGAAGGCATTGCAGCAACAAGGCACTTAAAACACTTACCTTGTTCATGCAAAGGGAACTCATGCACTTTGAATCCCAGCACACAGCCTGCTGCCAGCCTCAGGTTCTGCTCCTTGTCTAACTTTCCGCCAGTTTCCACCTACGTACAGACAAGTTTTAAATCACTAACCCCTATTAAATTATAATGCACTCTGCTTATAAGATGTATTGGTACAAGAATTAACCAAATAcgataataaaaaaacactggaataaAACCACTCCTATGCTAAAGCTGGCTAAAACTCATTTTAAGGtttttgtgagagtgtgtccCTCATGTTTTCATCTTGGATGTCTTTGCTTGTTTAAGCCCCTTGACCATAAATCGGTGGTGTGAGCCTACACCATTAACAGTTAAGGGAGGTACTTGAAGTCAAAGCCAGCACTTCTGCAGACTCACTtcacttcccccccccccctccagtaGAGGGGAGTCAGCCAATTAGAATATAGAGGGGAGATTGTGAGACTACCAGTACTATGAAGAACGTGAGGTTTGACCTTAAATCTGAATGAGGTCTGGGGGATTACCGTGGCGTTGTCGAGGACAGAGAAATTCAACCCGCTTCCTCCTTTGCTTATTTGCTCCAGTGTCAGATTGTTCTTGGCCTTGATAACCTCGCAGATTACACCCAGCCCCTTTATCTTGGTGTTCCTGTTCAGCTCCTTAATCAGAAAGTGATCCATGTCTACTTTGCTGGAAAGAAAGGA
This genomic stretch from Megalops cyprinoides isolate fMegCyp1 chromosome 1, fMegCyp1.pri, whole genome shotgun sequence harbors:
- the LOC118783242 gene encoding uncharacterized protein LOC118783242, with the translated sequence MFKSVSEFLKKELDGGGELQPISSVIESKYLDVLYLVKIVESTRFFFFKKVRYYPAMIKVAELLQCEDTVDFGGHTQQDIGAMKVREEGRGSVKVKAEVGPYIGNAGANFEAVRTKSTSEIELERVAVNLTKLDKSIRTSKVDMDHFLIKELNRNTKIKGLGVICEVIKAKNNLTLEQISKGGSGLNFSVLDNATVETGGKLDKEQNLRLAAGCVLGFKVHEFPLHEQGIACIQQAKMACDGVADLAVVRDFSSMKQQVTAEFKEFRNMDRDVKKIIWDPLSKTLKCPQALYALDCVLEQGCICTGSPSLLDVVPADVRKDAEDLLQMVGLDSVDSSDSSDLLKCLGLLVSALAMLNEGAVTLIVGLEGPDRHQMLELVEGLLEEVYSGEGGVPRWNEQFSENIVTVATQVLEFCGLKLDKDRLDPSLGTQGAPDMTLLALYITLQGLNMLMDS